GCATCTATGGCTGTTTTTGCCAGCGTGTAGCCCAACACCTTGCTGATAACCGTTTGCGATGCCATGCTGGATATATTTACTATGCTGCCCTGTCCGCCGCTGGCCATAGCCTCGCCAAATACCTGCACAGGTAGCATGGTTCCCCACAAATTAAGGTCCATTACCTCGCGCAGGCCATTCATATCCAGCTTAAAAATATCATCCGCCGGATTAATAACACCCGCAGGTTTGTTACCGCCCGCGCCGTTAACCAACCCATCAATACGGCCAAACGCTTCAAGCACTTTTTCCCTTGCCAAAATAAGACTTTCCTGGTCAAGCACATCGGCTACCAAGGCTATCGCCCTGCCGCCTCGATTGATTACTTCCGCCGCCCTTTGCTCTGCCACTGCCCGGTTACGCCCGAGTATACCTACAGCGCCCCCGGCATCAACTATGCCATTTATAAAGGCCTCGCCCAAAACTCCGGTGCCCCCGGTTACTATAATAGCTTTATTTTTTAACGAAAACATCTCCATCTGCCAAAAGTAAATAATGGCTATGCATCAATACCCTTACTTAAAAACTTATTTAACAAAGGGATCAATCAAGGCAATGGAACCGTCGGCATTATGTGTCAACTCAGTTACTTTGATATTACGTAAATGTGTTTTACCGGACAGCTCGGTATCATGGTAAAAAATGTACCATTTACCTTTAAATTCTATGATGGAATGATGTGTTGTCCACCCCTGAACCGGTTTCATGAAAACGCCTTTATACGTAAACGGCCCCATTGGCGAGTCGCCAATGGCATAGCAAAGCAAATGCGTATCGCCGGTAGAGTATGAAAAGTAATATTTGTTATTGTACTTATGCATCCACGATCCTTCAAAGAATCTTCTGTCATGATCTTTGCCCAGCAATGGCTTACCCAGGCTATCCAGTATAAGGGCATCCTTCGGTGCGCCATCAAACTCTTTCATATTCCCTTTTAGCTGAACAACCTTGCACGATAGTGCCGGAGCATCATCATTTTTTAGATCCGTTTTTGAATCGTTCACCCGCTTGCCGTTAGCCCATTGCTGTAATTGCCCGCCCCATATACCGCCGAAATAAATGTAGGTTTTGCCATCGGTATCGGTAAATACAGCCGGGTCAATACTATAACTGCCCGTAATAGGTTCGGGTTCGGCTTTAAACGGCCCGGCCGGATTTTCGGATGTGGCCACCCCTATCTGAAAGATATCCTGTTTATTTTTAAGCGGAAAATACAGGTAATAGGTACCGGACTTGTACGCAACATCGGACGCCCAAAGCTGCCTGCCCGCCCACGGAATATCCTTTACATCAAGCGCTACACCATGATCGGTTATCGGCCCGCCAATGCTATCCATCGAAAAGATGTGGTAATCTTTCATCGCGAAATGGTCGCCGTTATCGTTCTCTTTTATGCCTGCATCATAATCGTGCGAAGGATAGATATAAATTTTACCGTTAAACACATGTGCCGACGGATCGGCAGTGTAAATATCTTTTACAAGCGGCGGGGATAAAAACTTCACTTTCGCAATTGTATCAGCCCCGGTTGCGGTAGTATCATTTTTACCGGCAGATGAACTGGATGAGTTGCAGGATATTAACACCCCGATAGCCGCGAGGTATAACGGCATACCAAAACGCACTTTATTTAATACTGACATAATAGGTTTATAGAAAATTATAAGGAGATAATGTTGTTCAAATTTAACCGGGCGTTTGCGACATCAGTAAAACAAATGTTTATAATAAGCCAACAGATGTTCAGCCTTTAAAAATTGACTACAGACCAGTAAGCTTTTTTACGCCCGAGCTGTTCATCAAACAACAATGGGTAAGCTTTAACAATTTTTCTGCTGGTTACTTCGCCCGCGGCGGCGCCACCGGCAAGGCCGCCACGCCTTAAATCGAGCCAGCTGTGCTTATCAGACACATTCCAGAAGGTAACATTGGTAATAACTCCTTTGTACTCCCGCAGAATTTTAAAAATCTCGGCATACCTGTCTGCCTGTTGCTGCGCCAGTGCGGGCGTCAGGCCGGAGTCGGCCGGCAATGCAGGAGCTCCCGGTTTAAAACGGGTTCTCACGGTGATATCCAATTCCGTAACCTGGAGTTTTAAGCCAAGCGAGGCATACCTGTCAAGTGCCTTACGCAGCATTTCTGGTGAGGGGTCATTCAGTTTCCAATGACCCTGCAAACCTATGCCATGTATCGGTACGCCTGCATCTTTGAGTGATTTGCAGAGCTTGTATATTTTCTCGCGCTTTACTTCATCCTCGCTATTGTAATCGTTGTAATACAAAGCTGCGGATGGGTCGGCTGCGTGGGCGTACTCAAAAGCTTTGGCAATAAAGTCTTCGCCGCATATTTTGTACCATAGCGTATTGCGAAAATAAGTGTCCTTGTTATCGTCTATGGCTTCATTAACTACGTCCCAGGCGTAAATTTTGCCCTTGTAGCGGTTAACTACCGTGGTAATATGATCTTTAAGGCGGGCAAGCAAAACAGCTTTGCTAACCTGGTTGCCCTCGCTGTCTTTAAACATCCAGGCAGGGGCCTGGGTATGCCACAACAAGTTATGGCCACGTATGCGTATTTTATTTTTTACCGCAAAATCAACGATAGCGTCGGCGCGGCTCCAATCATACACATTTTCCTGCGGATGGATAGGTCCCATCTTCATATCATTCTCCGCGGTGATGCTGTTAAATTCTTTTTTAATCAGATCGGCCTCGGCACCCTGTATCGCCGCCATATTAACGGCCACCCCTACCGTAAAATAATTACGATAATAATCCTTCAGTCCCTTTTCCGCAGCTAACGCCTTTGCATTTGGTTTTGTAGCGTCTTTTTTGGGCAACACATATTGCATTAACGCAAGTGTACTCCCAAGCGCGAACACAAGGGTTATATTTTTTACAAATTTACTAACAAGCGATTTTTCGCAGAATTTCATCATACTGTAACTGGTTGATATAGGCCGTAAAGTTGATTAAAACCCAAACCCGATACTGCCAATTTTAGTGATATTAATAGTTCAAATGTTAAGTATATCCGCTTAAACCAATTAAACAGCGGCAAGTTTGTTAAACCCCTTACATAGCGTTATTATTCTCGGCGTGCAATTTGTTCTCCTTGCGCTTTATATTAATATATTCGGAAGGCAAAACTTTGTACCGCGCTTTAAAAAGTCGCGAAAAATAGCTTGGTGTTCCGAAACCCGTCATGTAAGCTATCTGGGCAACGTTATAATCACTTTTTTCCAGCAGTAAGGCCGCACGCTCAAGCTTTACTGAGCGGATGTATTCAACCGGACTAAGCCCTGTCATTTCCAGCAGCTTGTGGTATAACGATCCGCGGCTCATGCCTACATGCCTGCTCAATTCTTCAACTGAAAGATCAGGGTCGTTCAATTTCTCGTCAATATATTTTACGATGTTGTTTAACAATTTGGCATCGGTCGATTCAATTTCGATCTCATCGCCTTTAACCTGTATCTGTTTGGAGTAAGCATCCTTTAGCGAACGGTTATACTTAAGCAGGTTTTTGATCTTGGTATTCAATATCCCGAAATTGAATGGCTTGGTCAGATAATCGTTAGCCCCTGATTCCAATCCCTTTATCTGATCTTCTTCACCACTGATAGCGGTTAGTAATATTACCGGTATGTGGCTGGTACGTTTATCGGCTTTCAGCTTCTGGCTAAGCTGGATACCGTCCATAAAAGGCATGCTTATATCACTAACAATTAAATTGGGGTGGGTTGCCAATGCCTTTTGCCAGCCTTCCCGGCCGTTTGCAGCCTCAACAATGTGGTAATACTTCTGCAGGCTGTCCTTCAAGTAATAACGGAATTCGGGGTTATCTTCAACCAGTAATACGGTGGCTTGGTTAGTGCGGGTATCGCTTACAGTATTAACATTATTATCTTCCTTTAGCGTAAAATCATCGTCATCCTGGCTCATCAGTTGCTGCGAAACCTGTTGTGGCTCAATATCAGCTAACGGCAGGGTAATTATAAATGATGTACCTATGTTAAGCTCACTGCTCACGGTTATTTCGCCGCCATGAAGCTGAACAAACTCCCTGGCTATCGAAAGGCCAATTCCGCTGCCCTGGTTTAATACCTGCGTAGGCTTATTCTCCATAAAAAAGCGGTCGAATATGCGGCTTTGGTGCTCCTTGTCGATGCCTATGCCTGTATCAGTTATCACAATACGGCAGCCATTGGGCAAATTATCATCACCGGTTATTACTGAAAGACTAACCGATACAGAACCACCCTCGCCGGTAAATTTGAACGCGTTTGACAGGATATTGAAAATGATGCGTTCTATTTTGTCGTGATCAAACTGTGATATAAGACTATCAACATCGCTCGATATGGTAAGTGCAATCTTTCTTTTGTCCGACAGATCCTGAAACGCTTCGGCCGCCTCTTTAATAAACGCGACCAGATCTCCGGTTTGTTTATTCAGCTTCAGCTCCTGCTCTTCCATTTTCCTGAAATCGAGCAGTTGATTTACCAGGTTCAACAACCGGCGTGCGTTTCGGCGTATCATTTTGATCTGCGCTGTAGCTACCGCCTGGTGCGGCAGGGTTAGCAGCTTATCGGCCGGCGCCATTATCAAGGATATAGGCGTTCTGAACTCGTGGCTTAAATTGGTTAAAAATTTAATTTTTTGTTCATCAAGCTCATGTATGCGTTCTGCCTCAATACGCTGCTGCTCAACCAGGCGTTTGGCGTTGAGTTTTTCCTGCTCAATGGCTAAACGGTTTTTAATTTTTTGAATGCCACGGTGCCTGGTGTAAAACAAAAACGATAAAAAAAGTAATGCATAAGCCGCATAGGCATACGGTGTACGCCACAAAGGTGGATGTATGTGTACCAAAACAGAAGTTACGTGCTTGCTCCAAACGCCCTCATTATTGCTTGCTCGCACCTGAAAAATATAATCGCCCGGATCGAGGTTGGTATAATAAGCGGTTTTTTCCTTACCTACATAATTCCAGTCCTTATCAAGGCCCGACAAACGGTAGGCGTAGTTGTTCTGCTGCGGCGCAGTGTAATTAAGCGCAATGTAACTTATTGAAAAATTTTGCCCGTAATCCAGATCAATCTGTTTTGCTACGCTAATTTGCTCCTTTACAGGCGAATCCTCGCCTGGCAGCACGGTTTTGTTACCCACTTTTAAATCCGTTAGCAGCAGCCTGGGCATGTAAGTGTTAACTGGCAGTTCGGCTGGCTTAAAGTAGTTGAAGCCGTCTTGCCCGCCAAAGTAAAGTTCGCCGTCTGATGCTGCAAGACCCGCGCTAAACATAAACGGACTATCCTGCACGCCATTTGGCCTGCTATAGTTTTTTATCTTGTTAGTTGCCGGGTCAATACTGCTTATGCCCTTGTCTGTACTTACCCATATCAACCCGGCTTCATCCTGCAATATCTTATGTATGATACCGTTTGCAAGCCCTTCGGTTTCGCACAGGTGGCTAAACTTTTTTGTCTTGCTGTTAAAACGGTTAATCCCGCCACCGTTAGTGCCTACCCAGGTAGTACCCAACCGGTCATGCAAGATGCTCAACACCACGTTGTTTGATAAACCGCTGTTGGTTTTATTGAAAACTGTAAACTTCTTGTTATCCGGATGGAATACGGCAATACCGGTTCCGTTTGAGCCAAGCCATATATTGCCCGCATTATCTTCCTCAATAGCGCGCATAAAGCCGTTAAGGGGCAAAATATTCGTGTTACCGGCTTGCGATTGGACGCCGTAATTAAGCATTTTTTTCGTAGCCGGATTGAACACATCAACGCCGCGGCCATTGGTGCCGACCCATATCAGCCCCCGCGAATCCTGCCGAATAACGAAGATATCGTTCTGGCTTAAGCCCGATCCATCACCCACCAGGTACTGGCTGTACTTGCCTGTAACCGGATCGTAATTAAAAAGCCCGTTTTGGTAAGTGCCTATCCATAATTTTTTATGCTGATCCAATTCAAGCGTTAATATGGATAGCGGCCCGCCCGAATGATCGATCTTACTTTTAATATCCAGGTGATCAAAAAGGCCGGTTTTACGGTTAAACAAATTCAAACCGCCCCCATCAGTACCCACAAAAAAGCGGTTGTTCTGGTATTCAGCAAACGCAGTTACAAATGGTGAAGACAAGCCATTGGGATCAAACGGGAAACTGCGTTTGAGGCTGAACAAAGCCAAATTGGGGTCGTACTTATTTACGCCGCCCTGGTGCGTGCCCAGCCATATTATACCGCGCTGCGCCAAAAACAAATTCTTAACCGACTTATGCGATAGGCTGAACGACATGCGCCTGTCAGGCCGGATGTTATGAAACGAGGATGATCCGCTATTAAAAATACTAAGCCCGTTTTCTGTACCCAGCCATAACTTACCATCCGGCGCTACAATAGCCGCGTAAATAATATCGCTGCTAACGGAGCCTGAATTTTTATCATCATGCCGGTAGGTTTGGAAGCTTTTACCATTGGGCATCAGCTTATTTAAGCCTTTGTTGGTGCCAAAAAACAGCGCGCCGGTTCTATCCTGCACAATGGTTTTTACGTTATTATCGCTCAGGCTGCCGGTTATTTTCGTGTTATGCAGAAAGCGCTGCATCCTTTTACTCCTGATATCATAACGCAGCAAGCCGCCATTGGTACCTATCCACATGCGATGAAAGCGGTCCTCAAAAAAAGATAACACCATCAACGTATTTACAGGCTTAGGCAGGTACTTTGCAATTTTATAGGTTACAAGTTTTTTTGTTTTAGGGTTGATAATATAATAAGCGTTAAAGCTACCTACCCATATATTCCCTGCATGATCGAGATGTAAGGCTTTGGCCGTTGGCTGTGTGTTACGCGATAGCGCATTGTCAATTTTTATGGTGACGAAAGAATCGTTTCGCGCATTATACCAGGCAATGCCGCTGTTATCAGTACCTACCCACAAGGTACCCGAGCGATCCTCGAGCAGCGAGGTTATTTCGTTGGTAGGTATTGTGGTACTGTCTTTATCGTTATGCGTATAAACCGTAAAGTTTGTGCCGTCGAATTTATTCAGGCCATCAATAGTACCAAACCACATTAGCCCGGCCCGGTCCTGCGTTATAGCGCTTATGGTATTCGATGATAAACCATCTCGGGTGGTGAGCGCCACAAATGAAGGTTCCCCCTGCCCTAATACCGACGCGATGGAGCAAACAAAAATAACAATATACAAGCAGCAATATCTTAAGGCCATAAATTCATAATTGGTATCAACGCTTTATCGTCAAAAAAACTAATGCGTAAGTTTAGCTTTTCGGCGTTAATTATTGGTTAATAACAAATATAATGGCTTTGCCGGCTCTTGCTACACTTATAAGATTTTAATAATTTTTAACTGTAAATTATCTACCGGTGAAGGTGTGCAGATTAGGCAAAAGTTTTATCAATGATAGTGACCTGGGATTATAAAGCGTTTTATTCAAACAATAGTAACTGGCACCTTTTTTTGAC
This Mucilaginibacter defluvii DNA region includes the following protein-coding sequences:
- a CDS encoding SDR family oxidoreductase — encoded protein: MEMFSLKNKAIIVTGGTGVLGEAFINGIVDAGGAVGILGRNRAVAEQRAAEVINRGGRAIALVADVLDQESLILAREKVLEAFGRIDGLVNGAGGNKPAGVINPADDIFKLDMNGLREVMDLNLWGTMLPVQVFGEAMASGGQGSIVNISSMASQTVISKVLGYTLAKTAIDAYTRWFAVETAARYGDKLRMNALAPGFFITEQNRNLLTQPDGGFTARGQAVIRQTPFKRFGQPDELVGALVWLLSDASKFVTGTVVNVDGGFAVNSGV
- a CDS encoding glycoside hydrolase family 43 protein translates to MSVLNKVRFGMPLYLAAIGVLISCNSSSSSAGKNDTTATGADTIAKVKFLSPPLVKDIYTADPSAHVFNGKIYIYPSHDYDAGIKENDNGDHFAMKDYHIFSMDSIGGPITDHGVALDVKDIPWAGRQLWASDVAYKSGTYYLYFPLKNKQDIFQIGVATSENPAGPFKAEPEPITGSYSIDPAVFTDTDGKTYIYFGGIWGGQLQQWANGKRVNDSKTDLKNDDAPALSCKVVQLKGNMKEFDGAPKDALILDSLGKPLLGKDHDRRFFEGSWMHKYNNKYYFSYSTGDTHLLCYAIGDSPMGPFTYKGVFMKPVQGWTTHHSIIEFKGKWYIFYHDTELSGKTHLRNIKVTELTHNADGSIALIDPFVK
- a CDS encoding endo-1,4-beta-xylanase: MMKFCEKSLVSKFVKNITLVFALGSTLALMQYVLPKKDATKPNAKALAAEKGLKDYYRNYFTVGVAVNMAAIQGAEADLIKKEFNSITAENDMKMGPIHPQENVYDWSRADAIVDFAVKNKIRIRGHNLLWHTQAPAWMFKDSEGNQVSKAVLLARLKDHITTVVNRYKGKIYAWDVVNEAIDDNKDTYFRNTLWYKICGEDFIAKAFEYAHAADPSAALYYNDYNSEDEVKREKIYKLCKSLKDAGVPIHGIGLQGHWKLNDPSPEMLRKALDRYASLGLKLQVTELDITVRTRFKPGAPALPADSGLTPALAQQQADRYAEIFKILREYKGVITNVTFWNVSDKHSWLDLRRGGLAGGAAAGEVTSRKIVKAYPLLFDEQLGRKKAYWSVVNF
- a CDS encoding hybrid sensor histidine kinase/response regulator transcription factor; the encoded protein is MYIVIFVCSIASVLGQGEPSFVALTTRDGLSSNTISAITQDRAGLMWFGTIDGLNKFDGTNFTVYTHNDKDSTTIPTNEITSLLEDRSGTLWVGTDNSGIAWYNARNDSFVTIKIDNALSRNTQPTAKALHLDHAGNIWVGSFNAYYIINPKTKKLVTYKIAKYLPKPVNTLMVLSFFEDRFHRMWIGTNGGLLRYDIRSKRMQRFLHNTKITGSLSDNNVKTIVQDRTGALFFGTNKGLNKLMPNGKSFQTYRHDDKNSGSVSSDIIYAAIVAPDGKLWLGTENGLSIFNSGSSSFHNIRPDRRMSFSLSHKSVKNLFLAQRGIIWLGTHQGGVNKYDPNLALFSLKRSFPFDPNGLSSPFVTAFAEYQNNRFFVGTDGGGLNLFNRKTGLFDHLDIKSKIDHSGGPLSILTLELDQHKKLWIGTYQNGLFNYDPVTGKYSQYLVGDGSGLSQNDIFVIRQDSRGLIWVGTNGRGVDVFNPATKKMLNYGVQSQAGNTNILPLNGFMRAIEEDNAGNIWLGSNGTGIAVFHPDNKKFTVFNKTNSGLSNNVVLSILHDRLGTTWVGTNGGGINRFNSKTKKFSHLCETEGLANGIIHKILQDEAGLIWVSTDKGISSIDPATNKIKNYSRPNGVQDSPFMFSAGLAASDGELYFGGQDGFNYFKPAELPVNTYMPRLLLTDLKVGNKTVLPGEDSPVKEQISVAKQIDLDYGQNFSISYIALNYTAPQQNNYAYRLSGLDKDWNYVGKEKTAYYTNLDPGDYIFQVRASNNEGVWSKHVTSVLVHIHPPLWRTPYAYAAYALLFLSFLFYTRHRGIQKIKNRLAIEQEKLNAKRLVEQQRIEAERIHELDEQKIKFLTNLSHEFRTPISLIMAPADKLLTLPHQAVATAQIKMIRRNARRLLNLVNQLLDFRKMEEQELKLNKQTGDLVAFIKEAAEAFQDLSDKRKIALTISSDVDSLISQFDHDKIERIIFNILSNAFKFTGEGGSVSVSLSVITGDDNLPNGCRIVITDTGIGIDKEHQSRIFDRFFMENKPTQVLNQGSGIGLSIAREFVQLHGGEITVSSELNIGTSFIITLPLADIEPQQVSQQLMSQDDDDFTLKEDNNVNTVSDTRTNQATVLLVEDNPEFRYYLKDSLQKYYHIVEAANGREGWQKALATHPNLIVSDISMPFMDGIQLSQKLKADKRTSHIPVILLTAISGEEDQIKGLESGANDYLTKPFNFGILNTKIKNLLKYNRSLKDAYSKQIQVKGDEIEIESTDAKLLNNIVKYIDEKLNDPDLSVEELSRHVGMSRGSLYHKLLEMTGLSPVEYIRSVKLERAALLLEKSDYNVAQIAYMTGFGTPSYFSRLFKARYKVLPSEYINIKRKENKLHAENNNAM